A portion of the Vreelandella subglaciescola genome contains these proteins:
- a CDS encoding glycosyltransferase family 4 protein: MKLLFVIGDISASGGTERVTTEIAATLDEAGHEVSILSLFGPAEPWFDMPEAVRVKSAGLEPAGGSLRRAAAISRCLKNESRESGAQAMVLVDSILFAFCVPWVWKSPIKTVCWEHFNLTTSHGTRMRDLARLAASRLSARVVVLTERDAIAWRKKYRISNRVQAIWNPIPRFPEAETIGLQQEGGPKIALAVGRLTTEKGFDVLLRAWQHLGDAQNGWVLRIVGGGEEKSALKALATELGIDESVVFVGQVRDMASEYRAASLYVMSSRWEGLPMTLLEAQHFGLPSVSTDCPTGPREVLSGGSGRLVHPEDPQALAEGLAALMMNPDERTEMARAAQENAERYRPEGIRREWEAILNELMISI, encoded by the coding sequence GTGAAGCTGCTTTTCGTCATTGGTGACATCTCCGCCTCCGGCGGCACCGAACGGGTAACAACGGAAATCGCCGCTACGCTGGACGAGGCGGGCCACGAGGTCTCCATCTTGAGTCTGTTCGGGCCGGCGGAGCCCTGGTTCGACATGCCGGAGGCGGTGCGGGTGAAGTCCGCCGGGTTGGAGCCGGCCGGCGGCAGCCTGCGCCGAGCGGCGGCCATCTCGCGTTGCCTGAAAAACGAATCCCGCGAGTCCGGTGCGCAGGCGATGGTGCTGGTAGACTCTATCCTGTTCGCCTTCTGTGTTCCCTGGGTGTGGAAGTCCCCGATAAAGACCGTCTGCTGGGAGCACTTCAACCTGACCACCAGCCACGGTACGCGCATGCGTGATCTGGCGCGTCTGGCGGCCTCCCGACTGAGTGCGCGGGTGGTGGTACTCACCGAACGGGATGCGATAGCTTGGCGGAAGAAATACCGTATCAGCAACCGGGTGCAGGCCATCTGGAATCCGATTCCTCGCTTTCCTGAGGCCGAGACAATCGGGTTGCAACAGGAGGGTGGGCCTAAGATCGCACTGGCCGTTGGCCGCCTGACGACAGAGAAGGGCTTTGATGTACTGCTGCGGGCGTGGCAGCACCTGGGTGACGCACAGAATGGCTGGGTGCTACGTATCGTTGGGGGCGGTGAAGAGAAGTCGGCGCTGAAGGCGCTGGCCACTGAGCTGGGCATCGACGAATCGGTGGTCTTCGTCGGCCAGGTCCGCGACATGGCCAGCGAGTATCGCGCCGCCTCACTGTATGTGATGAGCTCGCGCTGGGAGGGGCTGCCCATGACGCTGCTGGAGGCGCAGCACTTCGGTCTGCCCAGTGTGTCGACGGACTGCCCCACTGGCCCCCGCGAGGTGCTTTCCGGGGGTAGCGGTCGGCTGGTGCATCCGGAAGATCCGCAGGCATTGGCCGAAGGGCTGGCGGCACTGATGATGAACCCCGACGAGCGGACAGAGATGGCACGGGCAGCGCAGGAGAACGCCGAGCGGTATCGCCCTGAAGGCATACGGCGAGAATGGGAAGCAATCCTGAACGAGCTAATGATTAGCATTTAA
- a CDS encoding sulfotransferase family 2 domain-containing protein, with protein MSVLKTDNRLAAGLRGVKRLAGRSLYLPTEAPHFQVQVNGEWFVFCAIHKNASSSIRALVEAGSSRGRGADESIFRFLFLNHLVRSRKEVDRARHVMVFVRPPLDRVVSCFQNKFIQRKGNRTIFADFKQVTGADPAQATFERFVHDYLRLCFGGG; from the coding sequence ATGAGTGTTCTAAAGACCGATAATCGCTTGGCCGCCGGACTCCGAGGTGTCAAGCGACTGGCCGGTCGCTCGCTATATCTCCCCACGGAGGCCCCGCATTTCCAGGTGCAGGTCAACGGCGAGTGGTTCGTGTTCTGCGCCATTCACAAGAACGCATCAAGTTCCATCCGCGCACTCGTCGAGGCGGGATCATCAAGGGGACGCGGAGCTGACGAGTCGATCTTCCGCTTCCTGTTCCTGAACCATCTGGTGCGCAGTCGAAAAGAGGTCGACCGGGCCCGTCACGTCATGGTCTTCGTGCGCCCCCCGCTGGATCGGGTGGTTTCCTGCTTTCAGAACAAGTTCATTCAGCGCAAGGGCAATCGGACGATATTTGCCGACTTCAAGCAGGTTACGGGGGCGGACCCGGCACAGGCGACGTTCGAGCGTTTTGTCCACGATTATCTGCGCCTATGCTTCGGGGGGGGGTAA
- a CDS encoding glycosyltransferase, whose product MARIGIVIYSLAGAGAERVSVNLAHEFVAAGHAVDFVLAHGEGELIAEVPTAAEMQVAQTVGARGWRAAIRDYVQEQSPDVLLAMMEGAGVLSIQAAKGAVPVYVVSHIHFSRHCRHAPRWKERWLMPLAARWYLPRAAGVIGVSRGVSEDIRQVAGVRLERVHTIYNPILTKDFYRKAAEPVDHPWFAPHRGWLTVVTAGRLTEQKDHDTLLRAIAYVNNQRPVRLMVLGQGERLEELQALADELGIGAMVKFAGFDANPYRYIAASDVFALSSRWEGLPTVLIEALAGGAKVVSADCPSGPREVLDDGRFGELVPVGDSEVLAKGITRAYEREPTPTELAHHLKQFESASVARQYLGAMGLSEREAK is encoded by the coding sequence ATGGCCCGTATCGGCATCGTAATCTATTCCCTGGCGGGTGCAGGAGCGGAGCGGGTCTCCGTGAACCTGGCCCACGAGTTCGTCGCCGCGGGCCACGCGGTGGACTTCGTGCTGGCGCACGGCGAGGGCGAACTGATAGCCGAGGTGCCTACCGCGGCCGAGATGCAGGTGGCCCAGACGGTTGGTGCCCGCGGCTGGCGAGCCGCCATTCGCGATTACGTTCAAGAGCAATCGCCGGATGTACTGCTGGCGATGATGGAAGGGGCCGGCGTGCTCTCTATCCAGGCGGCCAAGGGTGCTGTCCCAGTGTACGTCGTCTCGCATATCCATTTCTCCCGGCACTGCCGGCACGCTCCGCGCTGGAAGGAGCGCTGGCTGATGCCGCTGGCGGCGCGTTGGTACCTGCCGCGCGCGGCAGGCGTGATCGGCGTGTCGCGCGGGGTCAGCGAGGACATCCGGCAGGTCGCCGGCGTGAGGCTGGAACGTGTACACACCATCTATAACCCGATTCTCACAAAGGATTTCTATCGGAAGGCGGCGGAGCCAGTGGATCATCCGTGGTTCGCGCCGCACCGGGGCTGGCTGACGGTGGTGACCGCTGGTCGTCTGACCGAACAGAAGGATCACGATACCCTCCTGCGTGCCATTGCTTACGTGAACAACCAACGCCCGGTACGGCTGATGGTACTGGGCCAGGGCGAACGGCTGGAGGAACTGCAAGCGCTTGCCGATGAGCTTGGCATCGGAGCGATGGTGAAGTTTGCCGGTTTCGACGCCAACCCGTACCGCTATATCGCCGCCTCGGACGTCTTTGCCCTTTCCTCTCGTTGGGAGGGTTTGCCGACCGTCCTGATTGAGGCGCTGGCGGGCGGTGCCAAGGTCGTGTCCGCGGATTGTCCGAGCGGGCCCAGAGAGGTTCTCGATGACGGCCGATTCGGTGAATTGGTCCCGGTAGGAGACAGCGAGGTGCTGGCCAAGGGAATCACGCGGGCGTATGAACGGGAGCCGACCCCGACGGAATTGGCGCATCACCTGAAACAGTTCGAATCGGCCTCGGTGGCGCGCCAGTACCTTGGTGCCATGGGTCTGAGTGAAAGGGAAGCGAAATGA
- a CDS encoding sulfotransferase family protein has translation MNFFITGYPKAGTTSLYGYLNSHPGVFLPALKEPHYFTEDYPGAREVTTEDDYLALYRDAEPGQLRGDASASVIHSEVALDRILSGYPDAKFIVLVREPVAAVRSFHGELLHNLNEDEEVFERAWRLQSDRAEGRRIPATCREPRFLQYEQIFRYRDQLPAFFDKVPADQRLVLVFEEFFADPRSGYRQVLGFLGLEDDGRAEFGATNSARRHRFRWLVETHRKLVDGNGPMYRGLKAVLSRLRIHPSDILTRFNRKPGGKPEISEIFEAELREHFRPDVETAERLLGRRIEHWRH, from the coding sequence ATGAATTTCTTTATTACAGGTTACCCGAAGGCCGGCACGACATCTTTGTATGGCTACCTCAACAGTCATCCGGGCGTATTCCTGCCTGCGCTTAAGGAGCCGCACTACTTCACCGAGGATTATCCCGGTGCGCGGGAGGTAACGACCGAGGATGATTATCTGGCGCTGTATCGGGATGCAGAGCCGGGCCAGCTTCGGGGCGATGCGTCGGCCTCGGTGATCCACTCGGAGGTGGCACTGGACCGCATCTTATCGGGTTATCCAGATGCGAAGTTCATCGTGCTGGTGCGTGAGCCGGTGGCGGCGGTTCGATCCTTTCATGGCGAGTTGCTGCACAACCTCAACGAGGACGAAGAGGTCTTCGAGCGCGCCTGGCGGTTGCAGTCGGACCGGGCAGAAGGTAGGCGGATCCCCGCTACCTGCCGGGAGCCGCGGTTTCTGCAGTACGAGCAGATCTTTCGCTACCGAGACCAGTTGCCGGCGTTCTTTGACAAGGTGCCGGCAGATCAGCGCCTGGTGCTGGTGTTCGAGGAGTTTTTTGCCGATCCGAGATCGGGTTACCGGCAGGTGCTGGGCTTCCTGGGACTGGAAGACGATGGCCGCGCCGAGTTCGGGGCGACGAATAGCGCGCGCCGTCACCGGTTTCGCTGGCTCGTGGAGACGCATCGGAAGCTGGTTGATGGCAACGGCCCGATGTATCGCGGACTGAAGGCCGTACTCTCGCGGCTGAGGATTCATCCGTCGGACATACTCACACGCTTCAATCGCAAGCCGGGGGGCAAGCCGGAGATCAGTGAAATCTTCGAGGCGGAGCTGCGTGAGCATTTTCGGCCGGACGTGGAAACCGCCGAGCGCCTGCTCGGACGGCGTATCGAACATTGGAGGCATTGA
- a CDS encoding glycosyltransferase, whose protein sequence is MNKAGLWRKGRWVSLLGHWVYPRADAIVAISKVMGDNLAKVSRLPRASIRVIHNPVVSDRLFIKARLSPGSMFEEVGAPIVLGVGRLYKGKGFLDLIEAFATLRAQRNARLVILGEGPQRPELEACVRDLGLEDDVWLPGAVDNPYAWMARAQLFVLASYFEGLPTVLIEALACCCPVVSTDCPTGPREILEDGRHGELVPMRDPEALAAAMARTLDNPLDSETLKTRAMDFHVDRIADEYLDALGFGADTTRKTSVETP, encoded by the coding sequence GTGAATAAGGCGGGTTTATGGCGTAAAGGACGTTGGGTGTCCCTTTTGGGTCATTGGGTTTATCCCCGCGCCGATGCCATTGTTGCGATTTCTAAAGTCATGGGAGATAACTTGGCTAAGGTATCTCGTCTACCGCGCGCCTCGATTCGGGTGATTCATAACCCAGTAGTCAGCGATCGGTTATTTATTAAGGCGCGCCTATCGCCTGGATCGATGTTTGAAGAAGTTGGTGCACCAATCGTTCTTGGAGTAGGACGCTTGTATAAAGGAAAAGGATTTCTAGATCTGATCGAGGCATTTGCCACGCTCCGCGCCCAGCGTAACGCTCGCCTGGTGATCCTTGGTGAAGGGCCGCAGCGTCCGGAGTTGGAGGCCTGCGTGCGCGATCTGGGCCTGGAGGATGATGTATGGCTCCCCGGTGCAGTGGATAATCCTTACGCTTGGATGGCGCGTGCGCAGTTATTCGTGTTGGCTTCTTATTTCGAAGGTTTACCGACCGTCCTGATTGAAGCTCTGGCCTGCTGTTGCCCGGTTGTATCTACGGACTGCCCGACTGGCCCGCGCGAAATCCTCGAAGATGGTCGCCACGGTGAGCTGGTGCCGATGCGCGATCCCGAAGCGCTGGCTGCTGCAATGGCGCGCACGTTGGATAACCCGCTGGATAGCGAAACCTTGAAGACGCGGGCCATGGATTTTCACGTTGATCGGATTGCCGATGAGTATCTGGATGCGCTTGGCTTCGGTGCTGACACGACGAGGAAGACCAGCGTCGAGACCCCTTGA
- a CDS encoding IS1380 family transposase, with the protein MFLTELDSRGPLAMGESLSPWTPSCNGSIRVELSGHRTTSDSGALLLREALDNSGMIDALDDHLVDHRDPDRVRHSLASQLRTLVLQRSMGWIDLSDTDTLRRDPLWQLACSDARGTTPLAQDRPSQATLSRLLTCLGRDDNIDTVHEGLLRLAVWRLTSLNGGERPEHLTLDIDGLPIDVHGHQGGSAFHGLYGARIYSPLVASLAETGDMVGGLLREGNAGPAENADTWIPHLVRRLNESTGAKVKVRIDAGFTDNDTLEALEDRDIEYLGRLRSHTGLQTLAAPHLKRPRGRPPEQPREWCHDLAYQAGTWPAPRRVVLVVQERPDDLLLHAFFLVTNLGKFDWPPEKVLALYRKRGSAEAHMGEVKSSLDMHLSSTDRGVSTVQDVMARNEVNLLLTLCAYQVLHGLRCLLERQTRQGWSLKRMREQVLKVAATLTVHARRITVHLGDAADKWWPSLLKGLPRLTALT; encoded by the coding sequence ATGTTCCTAACCGAACTTGACTCAAGAGGACCACTCGCCATGGGTGAAAGCCTATCCCCCTGGACCCCGTCATGCAACGGGTCCATCCGCGTCGAGCTCAGCGGCCATCGCACCACCAGCGACAGCGGTGCTTTGCTGTTGCGTGAAGCCCTCGACAACAGCGGCATGATCGATGCGCTGGACGACCATCTGGTCGATCATCGCGACCCGGATCGCGTCCGCCACTCGTTAGCCAGCCAGCTGCGTACCCTGGTGCTGCAGCGTTCGATGGGCTGGATCGACCTCAGCGATACCGATACGCTTCGCCGTGACCCGCTCTGGCAGCTAGCCTGCAGTGATGCCCGCGGGACAACGCCGTTGGCTCAGGACCGGCCATCTCAAGCGACGCTGTCGCGGCTGCTGACGTGCCTGGGCCGCGACGACAATATCGATACCGTGCATGAGGGCCTGCTGCGGCTGGCGGTCTGGCGACTGACCTCGCTGAACGGCGGCGAACGCCCCGAGCATCTGACGCTGGACATCGACGGCTTGCCGATCGACGTTCACGGCCACCAGGGCGGTTCGGCGTTTCATGGACTTTACGGGGCCAGAATCTACTCGCCTTTGGTGGCCTCGCTGGCAGAGACCGGCGACATGGTGGGCGGCCTGCTGCGTGAAGGTAACGCCGGCCCAGCCGAGAATGCCGATACCTGGATCCCACATCTGGTGCGGCGACTCAACGAGAGCACCGGGGCCAAGGTCAAGGTGCGCATCGACGCCGGCTTCACCGACAACGACACGCTTGAGGCGCTGGAAGATCGCGACATCGAGTATCTGGGCCGGTTGCGCAGTCATACGGGCCTGCAGACACTGGCAGCGCCACATCTGAAGCGGCCACGCGGCCGGCCCCCCGAGCAACCTCGGGAATGGTGCCATGACCTGGCGTACCAAGCCGGTACCTGGCCGGCGCCGCGGCGCGTGGTGCTGGTGGTACAAGAGCGGCCCGATGATCTGCTGCTGCATGCCTTCTTTTTGGTCACCAATCTCGGCAAGTTCGACTGGCCGCCGGAAAAGGTCCTGGCGCTTTATCGCAAGCGCGGCAGCGCCGAAGCCCACATGGGCGAGGTGAAGTCGTCGCTCGATATGCATCTCTCCTCGACTGATCGCGGTGTCTCCACCGTCCAGGACGTCATGGCCCGCAACGAGGTAAACCTGCTGCTGACTCTCTGCGCTTATCAGGTGCTACACGGGCTGCGTTGCCTGTTGGAACGACAGACCCGGCAGGGCTGGAGCCTGAAGCGGATGCGCGAGCAGGTGCTCAAGGTGGCCGCCACGCTGACAGTGCACGCCCGGCGTATCACCGTGCACCTCGGCGATGCCGCCGACAAATGGTGGCCATCCTTACTGAAGGGGTTGCCGCGGCTGACGGCATTGACCTGA
- a CDS encoding glycosyltransferase: MTDTPRRISILLASYSVSGVPRNRLNLAHGIARRGYSVDFVLFSGALPANERDALPLNVRVVELHKQRVVAALPALVEYFRKERPEAVIAAEEHLNLVAVTALRISRIKAAISISFHVPPTLEASKPLSRLIHQDAERAFYVPW, encoded by the coding sequence ATGACAGATACCCCCCGGCGGATCAGTATCCTGCTGGCGAGCTATTCCGTGTCTGGTGTGCCGCGTAACCGGTTGAACCTGGCTCATGGCATCGCAAGGCGTGGCTATTCGGTAGATTTTGTACTTTTCTCTGGCGCCCTTCCTGCCAATGAGCGTGACGCTTTACCATTAAACGTGCGGGTCGTCGAGCTCCATAAGCAGCGTGTTGTTGCCGCTTTGCCAGCACTGGTTGAGTATTTTCGTAAAGAACGGCCGGAAGCGGTAATTGCGGCAGAAGAGCATCTTAATCTTGTCGCGGTTACTGCATTACGCATATCTCGTATTAAAGCAGCAATCTCCATTAGCTTCCATGTGCCGCCCACGCTTGAAGCGTCAAAGCCTTTATCCCGCCTTATTCATCAGGACGCCGAACGAGCGTTTTACGTCCCGTGGTGA
- a CDS encoding glycosyltransferase, whose protein sequence is MTKLDNEKIRLLFFFSGTGRFRYGVAEVFRHVLNGLDKERYEPYLVITGTLEEPVDDLSDAVEVIELGRVGLKKAFFPLVRVIRQIRPDVVVSAMEHPNALAVVARLVARRPCKLLLTSHNVLTPRLQYMWSRREGHIILRAIRLTYPYADHVVCVSEAVRQDLHTHVPRLERSSVIHNPVLSQAKLPDPSFECKEQGLIVTSSRLTGYKRVDEVIRALQLLDDHFHLIVLGDGPERARLEALVTELDLNDRVEFMGYVDDPFAYYRQAEIFILPSMWEGFGNVLIESMACGCQVVANGSAWAPPEVLGHGDYGFLYEGGDPEKLASAIREAADHPKPQGKLLEYAGRFTDQRAAREYEALFDSLLDQAQFT, encoded by the coding sequence TTGACCAAACTGGATAATGAGAAAATTCGACTGCTCTTTTTCTTCTCGGGAACCGGCCGGTTCCGCTACGGCGTCGCGGAAGTCTTCCGTCACGTGCTCAATGGTCTGGATAAAGAACGGTACGAGCCTTACCTCGTGATAACCGGCACCCTTGAGGAGCCGGTCGATGATCTGTCGGATGCGGTGGAGGTGATCGAGCTTGGTCGAGTCGGGCTCAAGAAAGCCTTCTTCCCGTTGGTCAGGGTCATCCGCCAGATCCGGCCGGATGTCGTGGTCTCGGCCATGGAGCATCCGAACGCGCTGGCAGTAGTGGCGCGTCTGGTTGCCCGGCGTCCCTGCAAGTTGTTGTTGACTTCTCACAATGTCCTAACGCCGAGGCTCCAGTATATGTGGAGTCGCCGAGAAGGGCATATTATTCTCCGCGCCATAAGGCTTACCTATCCGTACGCGGATCATGTGGTTTGCGTCTCGGAGGCGGTACGGCAAGACCTGCACACGCACGTGCCGCGTCTCGAGAGGAGTTCCGTCATCCACAACCCGGTTCTCAGCCAGGCTAAACTTCCCGACCCCAGCTTCGAGTGCAAGGAACAAGGCCTGATCGTAACGTCGTCTCGGCTCACAGGATATAAGAGGGTGGACGAGGTGATCCGGGCGCTCCAGCTTCTTGATGACCACTTTCATCTGATTGTGCTGGGCGATGGTCCCGAACGTGCCCGTCTCGAAGCTCTGGTCACAGAGCTAGACTTGAATGACCGGGTCGAGTTCATGGGATATGTGGATGATCCGTTTGCCTATTACCGCCAGGCTGAGATCTTTATTCTGCCCTCCATGTGGGAAGGCTTCGGTAATGTGCTGATCGAGAGCATGGCTTGCGGTTGCCAGGTGGTGGCGAACGGCTCGGCATGGGCCCCTCCAGAGGTACTGGGGCATGGCGACTATGGCTTTCTCTATGAAGGTGGTGATCCCGAGAAGCTTGCCAGCGCCATCCGGGAAGCTGCCGATCACCCGAAACCTCAGGGCAAATTGCTCGAATACGCGGGGCGGTTTACAGATCAGCGGGCGGCGCGGGAGTACGAAGCACTGTTCGATTCATTGCTGGATCAGGCCCAATTCACATGA
- a CDS encoding sulfotransferase family protein, whose amino-acid sequence MDLINKDIVPDFFIVGAPKAGTTALDAYLRKHPDVFMCRKEAHYFCTDFPGNVNFESFSDYQQVFDGVQEGQTIGEASVWYLYSEAAVREILAVNPEARFIAMLRDPVKTAQATHGELLLDLREDEPDFEKAWRLQAARRQGEYIPLNAREPKHLLYKDVCSWSPQIDRLLDVAPSGSVKIIIMEEFFEDPDRGYREVLDFLGVRNITLDTYPKVNESKRVKSLWLLKASRDIPRRYPGAMRMAKKIANTFGLRPGRTIDQYVRKGNITHKPRPRLSEEFREELMIEFRPDVERLEGILGRSLKQYWLKG is encoded by the coding sequence ATGGATTTAATTAATAAAGATATCGTGCCTGATTTTTTTATCGTTGGCGCGCCCAAGGCTGGGACAACAGCACTCGACGCGTACCTGCGCAAGCACCCGGACGTCTTCATGTGCCGTAAAGAGGCACATTACTTCTGCACCGATTTCCCCGGCAACGTGAATTTCGAATCGTTTTCGGATTATCAGCAAGTCTTTGACGGTGTTCAGGAAGGGCAGACAATTGGCGAGGCATCGGTCTGGTATCTGTACTCGGAAGCGGCGGTTCGCGAGATTCTGGCCGTCAACCCTGAAGCAAGGTTCATCGCCATGTTACGTGATCCTGTGAAGACCGCGCAGGCCACCCATGGTGAACTGCTTCTCGACCTCAGGGAGGATGAGCCCGATTTTGAGAAGGCCTGGCGGCTCCAGGCGGCCCGTCGTCAAGGCGAGTACATTCCACTGAACGCCAGGGAGCCCAAGCATCTTCTCTACAAGGATGTCTGCTCATGGAGCCCCCAGATCGATCGTTTGCTCGACGTGGCACCTAGTGGGAGTGTGAAGATCATCATCATGGAAGAATTCTTCGAGGATCCGGACCGGGGATACCGGGAGGTGCTCGATTTCCTCGGTGTCAGGAATATCACGCTCGACACCTACCCAAAGGTGAACGAAAGCAAGCGGGTCAAGAGCCTGTGGCTCCTGAAGGCCTCCAGAGATATCCCACGGCGGTACCCCGGTGCCATGCGTATGGCGAAGAAGATCGCGAATACATTTGGCCTTCGCCCAGGGCGGACCATCGACCAGTACGTCAGAAAGGGCAATATTACGCACAAGCCTCGCCCTCGGCTATCTGAAGAATTCAGGGAAGAATTGATGATTGAGTTCCGCCCGGATGTTGAACGGCTGGAAGGAATCCTGGGGCGCTCGCTTAAGCAATACTGGCTGAAAGGATGA
- a CDS encoding IS1380 family transposase — translation MFLNEHNSRGPLAMGESLSPWTPSCNGSIRVELSGHRTTSDSGALLLREALDNSGMIDALDDHLVDHRDPDRVRHSLASQLRTLVLQRSMGWIDLSDTDTLRRDPLWQLACSDARGTTPLAQDRPSQATLSRLLTCLGRDDNIDTVHEGLLRLAVWRLTSLNGGERPEHLTLDIDGLPIDVHGHQGGSAFHGLYGARIYSPLVASLAETGDMVGGLLREGNAGPAENADTWIPHLVRRLNESTGAKVKVRIDAGFTDNDTLEALEDRDIEYLGRLRSHTGLQTLAAPHLKRPRGRPPEQPREWCHDLAYQAGTWPAPRRVVLVVQERPDDLLLHAFFLVTNLGKFDWPPEKVLALYRKRGSAEAHMGEVKSSLDMHLSSTDRGVSTVQDVMARNEVNLLLTLCAYQVLHGLRCLLERQTRQGWSLKRMREQVLKVAATLTVHARRITVHLGDAADKWWPSLLKGLPRLTALT, via the coding sequence ATGTTCCTGAACGAACACAATTCAAGAGGACCACTCGCCATGGGTGAAAGCTTATCCCCCTGGACCCCGTCATGCAACGGGTCCATCCGCGTCGAGCTCAGCGGCCATCGCACCACCAGCGACAGCGGTGCTTTGCTGTTGCGTGAAGCCCTCGACAACAGCGGCATGATCGATGCGCTGGACGACCATCTGGTCGATCACCGCGACCCGGATCGCGTCCGCCACTCGTTAGCCAGCCAGCTGCGTACCCTGGTGCTGCAGCGTTCGATGGGCTGGATCGACCTCAGCGATACCGATACGCTTCGCCGTGACCCGCTCTGGCAGCTAGCCTGCAGTGATGCCCGCGGGACAACGCCGTTGGCTCAGGACCGGCCATCTCAAGCGACGCTGTCGCGGCTGCTGACGTGCCTGGGCCGCGACGACAATATCGATACCGTGCATGAGGGCCTGCTGCGGCTGGCGGTCTGGCGACTGACCTCGCTGAACGGCGGCGAACGCCCCGAGCATCTGACGCTGGACATCGACGGCTTGCCGATCGACGTTCACGGCCACCAGGGCGGTTCGGCGTTTCATGGACTTTACGGGGCCAGAATATACTCGCCTTTGGTGGCCTCGCTGGCAGAGACCGGCGACATGGTGGGCGGCCTGCTGCGTGAAGGTAACGCCGGCCCAGCCGAGAATGCCGATACCTGGATCCCACATCTGGTGCGGCGACTCAACGAGAGCACCGGGGCCAAGGTCAAGGTGCGCATCGACGCCGGCTTCACCGACAACGACACGCTTGAGGCGCTGGAAGATCGCGACATCGAGTATCTGGGCCGGTTGCGCAGTCATACGGGCCTGCAGACACTGGCAGCGCCACATCTGAAGCGGCCACGCGGCCGGCCCCCCGAGCAACCTCGGGAATGGTGCCATGACCTGGCGTACCAAGCCGGTACCTGGCCGGCGCCGCGGCGCGTGGTGCTGGTGGTACAAGAGCGGCCCGATGATCTGCTGCTGCATGCCTTCTTTTTGGTCACCAATCTCGGCAAGTTCGACTGGCCGCCGGAAAAGGTCCTGGCGCTTTATCGCAAGCGCGGCAGCGCCGAAGCCCACATGGGCGAGGTGAAGTCGTCGCTCGATATGCATCTCTCCTCGACTGATCGCGGTGTCTCCACCGTCCAGGACGTCATGGCCCGCAACGAGGTAAACCTGCTGCTGACTCTCTGCGCTTATCAGGTGCTACACGGGCTGCGTTGCCTGTTGGAACGACAGACCCGGCAGGGCTGGAGCCTGAAGCGGATGCGCGAGCAGGTGCTCAAGGTGGCCGCCACGCTGACAGTGCACGCCCGGCGTATCACCGTGCACCTCGGCGATGCCGCCGACAAATGGTGGCCATCCTTACTGAAGGGGTTGCCGCGGCTGACGGCATTGACCTGA